In Rhodothermales bacterium, a single window of DNA contains:
- a CDS encoding DUF4249 family protein, protein MKNYAVALLFIVLLAGCDSTQPSDHVEDVVVEAYLIAGEPLPDVWLSRSIPVNGVFDADRGGFPGADVRIHLLGSDGQPESTWSYEAVFGAAGQYTPPSSDARILPGRRYRLEAVIPDRDPVTAETTVPGDYRLVEVGPLELAYRQADQLEFVVTPIERGNRAPVYIFSIESLDPRPSNLTPLYLDFIYDLGDGDPVVDEELDPSEMDAVLFNSSPPINEGNYEQRPDGLLSVRLPWFAVAFYGPTRVIMSALDDNVYDFVRYQQVQAGGSTLSPGEIPNVLDRVENGRGLFGSVTRVEATVTIQR, encoded by the coding sequence ATGAAGAATTACGCTGTTGCCTTACTCTTTATCGTACTGCTCGCCGGTTGCGATTCCACACAGCCATCGGACCACGTGGAGGACGTGGTCGTGGAAGCCTACCTGATTGCCGGAGAGCCGCTGCCGGATGTCTGGCTGTCTCGGTCCATTCCCGTGAACGGTGTCTTCGATGCCGACCGGGGCGGTTTTCCGGGCGCTGACGTCCGGATCCATTTATTGGGATCGGATGGGCAGCCCGAATCCACATGGTCCTATGAGGCCGTGTTCGGTGCGGCCGGGCAGTACACGCCTCCTTCATCCGATGCACGGATCCTGCCCGGTCGCAGGTACCGGCTGGAAGCGGTAATTCCGGACCGGGATCCAGTGACGGCAGAGACCACGGTTCCCGGCGATTACCGATTGGTCGAGGTCGGTCCGCTGGAGTTGGCTTACCGACAGGCCGACCAGTTGGAGTTCGTGGTGACGCCCATTGAGCGCGGGAATCGCGCCCCGGTCTACATTTTTTCCATCGAAAGCCTCGACCCGCGGCCATCCAACCTGACCCCGTTGTATCTGGATTTCATCTATGACCTGGGTGACGGGGATCCGGTCGTGGACGAAGAACTCGACCCCTCGGAAATGGACGCCGTGCTGTTCAACAGCTCCCCACCCATCAATGAAGGCAATTACGAACAGCGACCGGACGGTCTGCTGAGTGTACGCCTGCCGTGGTTTGCCGTGGCGTTCTATGGACCGACCCGCGTCATCATGTCGGCCCTGGATGACAACGTGTACGATTTCGTCCGCTACCAGCAGGTCCAGGCCGGAGGTTCAACGCTGTCTCCCGGCGAAATCCCGAATGTCCTGGACCGAGTGGAAAACGGAAGGGGATTGTTCGGCAGTGTGACGCGTGTGGAGGCGACAGTCACCATCCAGCGGTAG